A DNA window from Fibrobacter sp. contains the following coding sequences:
- a CDS encoding Rpn family recombination-promoting nuclease/putative transposase: MPSQKTEIASLLADCAFKYVYTRDNPKSRENLRQLMSTLIGKKLKKAEPLATEIFASAQPNTEKTSRFDVRVVMDDGDEADVEVQLWTEKDDYAKRLSYYGAKLYASQAVKGAKYKELNKCYQIIISQDCIFPHTSWLLNLDISAQENRMFKFDTMHWCIIQLNYLEQAIREDAGHGNKYLQNLLDLCKFIAEPTRVEPFEDVYEDLMAFSADQIEAYRKEMEERRRLDAISTRKYTEELIKQQEEQIAANKQVIEANRQELAANKQELAANRLELEAEKARADKYAAILKQHGLL, translated from the coding sequence ATGCCCTCTCAAAAAACAGAAATCGCCTCGCTGTTGGCGGATTGCGCCTTCAAGTATGTATATACCCGCGACAACCCAAAATCCCGGGAAAACTTGCGGCAGCTGATGTCTACGCTCATTGGCAAAAAGCTGAAAAAGGCGGAGCCTCTAGCTACAGAAATTTTCGCGTCCGCACAGCCCAATACCGAAAAGACATCCCGCTTTGATGTGCGCGTGGTCATGGACGATGGCGACGAGGCCGATGTAGAAGTCCAGCTATGGACCGAAAAGGACGATTACGCCAAGCGGCTTTCGTATTATGGAGCCAAGCTCTATGCCTCCCAGGCGGTCAAGGGCGCTAAATATAAGGAACTAAATAAATGCTATCAGATCATCATTTCGCAGGATTGCATTTTCCCGCATACATCCTGGCTCCTGAATTTGGATATTTCCGCGCAGGAAAATCGCATGTTCAAATTCGACACCATGCACTGGTGCATTATTCAGCTGAATTACTTGGAGCAGGCAATCCGCGAGGATGCGGGACACGGTAACAAGTACTTGCAAAACCTTCTGGATTTGTGTAAATTTATCGCGGAACCCACCCGGGTTGAACCTTTTGAAGATGTGTACGAGGACCTTATGGCATTCAGCGCAGACCAAATCGAAGCCTACCGCAAGGAAATGGAAGAACGCCGTAGGCTTGACGCGATTTCTACCCGCAAGTACACCGAAGAGCTGATCAAACAGCAGGAAGAACAAATCGCGGCAAATAAGCAGGTCATTGAAGCCAACAGGCAAGAGCTTGCGGCGAATAAACAGGAGCTTGCTGCCAACAGGCTGGAACTGGAAGCAGAAAAAGCCCGTGCCGACAAATACGCCGCAATCCTTAAACAACACGGCCTGCTGTAA
- a CDS encoding PIN domain-containing protein, which yields MKKVFFDTNILVNWLISTNSCHEDSATLIKRCLQGKIKGYVSSHSLTDVFYITRKHFSVDDRKSFLSLIIDRFNIIPEYANMFSAVIHDPNNKDLEDGLQIQCAEKEHVDYLVTENLKDFLGSRVKVLSAQSAVSELR from the coding sequence ATGAAAAAAGTTTTCTTTGACACAAATATCCTTGTCAACTGGCTCATATCAACAAATTCCTGTCACGAAGACTCTGCTACATTGATAAAACGGTGCCTACAAGGAAAAATCAAGGGATATGTAAGTTCTCATTCTCTTACCGACGTATTCTACATCACTAGAAAGCATTTTTCTGTAGATGATAGAAAGAGCTTCCTGAGTCTTATAATCGATCGGTTCAACATTATCCCTGAATATGCCAACATGTTTTCTGCGGTTATTCATGATCCCAACAACAAAGATCTTGAAGATGGACTACAGATTCAATGTGCAGAAAAAGAACACGTAGATTATCTGGTAACAGAAAATTTGAAGGATTTTTTGGGCTCTAGAGTAAAAGTCCTTTCCGCACAAAGCGCCGTGTCAGAATTACGATAA
- a CDS encoding metallophosphoesterase, with protein MKYYFISDLHVDFYSPMTRSREPLQNAFEQIYERNFLPADACCIAGDIANDYFTYVEFLKFIATKYAKVYLCFGNHDIITEKKSHYGKDRDFLTSEEKIEFFCNEATKIQNVHLLENRVADGVAGCMGMSDFEYKHVPGATATQNKMLWKFCWFDGRHWNYKGNFSYISLI; from the coding sequence ATGAAGTATTATTTTATAAGTGACCTGCATGTTGATTTCTACAGCCCCATGACCCGCTCCAGGGAGCCGCTGCAGAATGCCTTTGAACAGATCTATGAGCGGAACTTCTTGCCAGCCGATGCCTGCTGCATTGCGGGGGATATCGCCAACGATTACTTTACGTATGTGGAGTTTTTGAAGTTCATCGCCACGAAATATGCCAAGGTGTATTTGTGCTTTGGCAATCACGACATCATTACAGAGAAAAAGTCTCACTACGGCAAGGACCGTGATTTTTTGACTTCCGAAGAAAAAATTGAATTCTTCTGTAACGAGGCGACAAAAATTCAGAATGTGCATCTGCTTGAAAATCGTGTTGCAGACGGCGTTGCCGGTTGCATGGGCATGAGTGACTTTGAATATAAGCATGTTCCTGGGGCGACTGCGACGCAGAATAAAATGCTTTGGAAATTCTGCTGGTTTGATGGCCGCCATTGGAATTACAAGGGTAACTTTTCTTATATTTCCCTCATATAA
- a CDS encoding GNAT family N-acetyltransferase, giving the protein MSNRLQIEPVNENTFKTIDVRGCFSSPKVNDFHSLFDCSWNFDRLVLKSSEGNRELLNLQKSGSFNAFACIDAENESPIAFFTLAASTLCVPAQYRKGKDPASWDSFPSIQIDYLFVDMDLRKCGVGSFILNWIKKQSLDRRFQFEAFRFIYLNSIKTEQAIRFYKKNDFVFADCDDELDIEQALNDGTFCDDKEMVVPMFFDLNSLKL; this is encoded by the coding sequence ATGAGTAATCGTCTACAAATAGAACCTGTCAACGAAAACACATTCAAAACCATAGATGTCCGAGGCTGTTTTTCCAGCCCTAAAGTCAATGATTTCCATAGTCTTTTTGACTGTTCCTGGAATTTTGACCGTTTGGTTTTGAAGTCAAGCGAAGGAAATCGCGAACTTTTGAATTTACAAAAGAGCGGTTCTTTCAATGCATTTGCATGTATTGATGCTGAAAATGAAAGCCCGATTGCATTTTTCACCCTAGCCGCATCAACATTGTGCGTCCCTGCCCAATACCGCAAAGGTAAGGATCCTGCTTCTTGGGACTCCTTCCCTTCTATACAAATCGACTACCTTTTTGTGGACATGGATCTACGGAAATGCGGAGTAGGTTCTTTCATTTTAAACTGGATAAAGAAACAATCCCTTGATAGACGTTTTCAATTTGAGGCTTTCCGTTTCATATACTTGAATTCCATCAAAACTGAGCAGGCTATAAGATTTTATAAAAAGAATGATTTTGTTTTTGCAGACTGCGATGACGAACTAGATATTGAGCAAGCTTTAAATGATGGCACCTTCTGCGACGACAAAGAAATGGTCGTTCCCATGTTCTTTGACCTGAACAGCCTCAAGCTATAA
- a CDS encoding Fic family protein, with amino-acid sequence MEKKKFELDFDEYIRHTEPSRHEMSSAWSAAIGLQQVDGLTPSKYLFETARRNIDGDITIDEAQKLINSYYELKTERNDDEDDAEEADKVSARIAKILSEKSFNFSPSYLIAIHGKLFQGIYKFAGKIRDYDISKKEWVLNGASVMYGAAFELKMALDYDFEQERNFIYGGLSMDQIVEHLAYFVSRLWQIHAFGEGNTRTTAVFTIKYLRSLGFKVSNDIFAKNSWYFRNALVRANYKNLQKGIDKNPEFLEKFFRNMLMGEHNELKNRFMHVDFKGQKPTIDFKKPTISVEKPTIDAKKAKIELAVEESSFNKTAKENLVKFIRGIELDEIFGHSRVMEVVGCGASSASAALKKLQALDLIEPVVGHGKGKYRFKE; translated from the coding sequence ATGGAAAAGAAAAAGTTTGAACTAGACTTTGACGAATACATTCGTCATACAGAACCAAGTCGGCATGAAATGTCTTCTGCCTGGTCCGCGGCAATTGGCTTGCAGCAGGTCGATGGGCTAACTCCTTCCAAGTACCTTTTTGAGACTGCCCGCCGTAACATCGATGGCGACATTACCATTGACGAAGCTCAGAAACTGATCAACAGTTATTACGAGTTAAAGACTGAACGGAATGACGACGAAGATGATGCCGAAGAGGCTGACAAGGTTTCTGCACGCATCGCAAAAATTCTCAGCGAAAAGTCTTTCAATTTCTCGCCCTCGTACCTGATTGCAATTCACGGAAAACTATTCCAGGGAATCTATAAGTTTGCCGGAAAAATCCGAGACTACGACATTTCTAAAAAGGAATGGGTTCTGAACGGGGCGTCCGTAATGTACGGGGCAGCCTTTGAACTGAAGATGGCCCTGGATTACGACTTTGAGCAGGAACGCAATTTTATCTATGGAGGCTTATCCATGGACCAAATTGTGGAACACCTGGCCTACTTTGTTTCGAGACTGTGGCAAATCCATGCCTTTGGCGAAGGCAATACGAGAACGACTGCTGTATTTACCATCAAGTACTTGCGTTCCTTGGGCTTCAAGGTTTCTAACGACATTTTTGCGAAGAACTCCTGGTATTTCAGAAACGCCCTGGTCCGCGCCAACTATAAGAATCTGCAGAAGGGAATCGATAAAAATCCTGAATTCTTGGAAAAATTCTTCCGAAATATGCTCATGGGCGAACATAATGAACTGAAAAATCGGTTCATGCATGTGGATTTTAAAGGTCAAAAACCAACAATTGACTTCAAAAAACCAACAATTAGTGTTGAAAAACCAACAATTGATGCTAAAAAGGCAAAGATTGAACTAGCTGTGGAAGAATCCTCGTTTAATAAGACCGCCAAAGAAAATTTGGTGAAGTTTATACGGGGAATAGAACTTGATGAAATTTTTGGACATTCTAGGGTCATGGAAGTTGTTGGTTGCGGAGCCTCATCGGCGTCGGCTGCCTTGAAAAAATTGCAAGCCCTCGATTTGATAGAACCTGTTGTGGGCCACGGCAAGGGAAAGTACCGCTTTAAGGAATAG
- a CDS encoding DUF4065 domain-containing protein, whose product MSYPAIHIAQLLLTKFKDQSHSQELMTNLKLQKMLYYEQGFHLAAFGTPLFNESIEAWMYGPVVPAVYEHFSDKGSSGIEPAENEIFDLSEDEATLFNNVFDVYNQFSATKLVEMTHSEPPWCNSEVGRGCVISNESMEAFFKTRLS is encoded by the coding sequence ATGTCTTATCCAGCAATACACATCGCCCAACTTCTACTGACAAAGTTTAAGGATCAGTCTCACTCGCAAGAGCTCATGACCAACCTTAAATTGCAGAAGATGCTTTACTACGAGCAGGGCTTTCATCTTGCCGCCTTCGGCACACCCCTCTTCAACGAGAGTATCGAAGCATGGATGTACGGCCCAGTTGTCCCCGCTGTTTACGAACATTTTTCCGACAAAGGTTCTAGCGGTATCGAACCCGCAGAAAACGAAATCTTCGACTTGAGTGAAGACGAAGCCACCTTGTTTAATAACGTTTTCGACGTTTACAACCAGTTCTCCGCAACAAAACTGGTCGAAATGACACACTCTGAACCTCCCTGGTGCAATTCCGAGGTAGGAAGGGGCTGCGTTATTTCAAACGAATCCATGGAAGCGTTCTTTAAAACAAGGCTGAGCTAA